Proteins co-encoded in one Alphaproteobacteria bacterium PA2 genomic window:
- the trbL gene encoding P-type conjugative transfer protein TrbL, whose translation MNTGATDRFLEVFTRYIDSGFGLLGGEVAFLATTLVGIDVTLAALFWAWSSGDDIIARLIKKTLYVGFFAFLLSNFNSLAKVVFQSFSGLGLKASGGAMSAADFLHPGKLGQAGIDAGRPIMEAAQQMSGFPAFFDNFPQILVLVFAWLVVIIAFFVLAVQLFVTLIEFKLTTLAGFVLVPFGLFGRTAFLAEKVLGNVMASGVKVLVLAVVVGIGSTLFAEFELGSPGVAPSLDEVLALALGALCLLGLGIFCPGIASGLVSGGPQLGAGAAVGTGLAVGGLAMAGAMGARALLGGGLGGLRGAAAALGGARPGPTGSGDPGARPQGPGGGGPPSGGAPPWARNYQSRQQAAHGAMTAAHALRSGDHGGSGTSVSLAEDRT comes from the coding sequence ATGAATACCGGCGCCACAGACCGCTTCCTGGAGGTCTTCACCCGCTATATCGACTCCGGCTTTGGCCTTCTGGGGGGCGAGGTGGCCTTTCTGGCGACCACCCTGGTGGGGATCGATGTGACCCTTGCGGCCCTGTTCTGGGCCTGGTCATCGGGCGATGACATCATCGCCCGGCTGATCAAGAAGACCCTCTATGTGGGGTTCTTCGCCTTCCTGCTGTCCAATTTCAACAGTCTGGCCAAGGTGGTTTTCCAGTCTTTCTCGGGCCTTGGCCTGAAAGCTTCAGGCGGCGCCATGTCGGCCGCCGACTTCCTTCACCCGGGCAAGCTTGGCCAGGCCGGCATTGATGCGGGCCGGCCGATCATGGAAGCCGCCCAGCAGATGTCGGGCTTTCCGGCCTTCTTCGACAACTTCCCGCAGATCCTGGTCCTGGTCTTCGCCTGGCTGGTGGTGATCATCGCCTTCTTTGTCCTGGCGGTGCAGCTCTTCGTCACCCTGATCGAGTTCAAGCTGACCACCCTAGCGGGCTTTGTCCTGGTGCCCTTTGGCCTGTTTGGCCGGACCGCCTTTCTGGCCGAGAAGGTGCTCGGCAATGTCATGGCCTCCGGCGTCAAGGTCCTCGTCCTGGCCGTGGTGGTCGGCATCGGCTCGACCCTGTTTGCTGAGTTTGAGCTGGGGTCCCCCGGGGTCGCTCCCTCCCTCGACGAGGTCCTGGCCCTGGCCCTGGGCGCCCTTTGCCTGCTTGGGCTCGGGATCTTCTGCCCGGGCATAGCCAGCGGCCTGGTCTCCGGCGGGCCCCAGCTTGGCGCCGGAGCCGCCGTCGGCACAGGGTTGGCGGTGGGAGGTCTGGCCATGGCCGGCGCCATGGGCGCCCGGGCCCTCCTGGGCGGCGGCCTTGGCGGACTTCGTGGCGCGGCAGCGGCCCTGGGCGGCGCCAGGCCAGGCCCCACAGGATCTGGCGATCCTGGCGCGCGGCCTCAGGGCCCCGGTGGCGGAGGCCCGCCCTCTGGCGGCGCTCCCCCCTGGGCCCGGAATTACCAGAGCCGCCAGCAGGCCGCCCACGGCGCCATGACGGCGGCCCATGCCCTCAGGTCCGGCGACCATGGTGGAAGCGGGACCTCGGTCAGCCTTGCGGAGGATCGCACATGA
- the trbJ gene encoding P-type conjugative transfer protein TrbJ: MTHLTRRVAAISGAALLILVPGEGAQAQRIVFDPTNYASNILQAARSLEQINNQIRSLQNQALSLTNQARNLAQLPYSSLQTIQGNLSRIGGLVQQARRVGFDVQAIDREFSQNYTVTVGVSDAGLVLSAKQRWLNSTAAFQDALRIQAGVVAGMSGSKAETETLLNASQGASGIVQATQAGNQLLALQSQQLADLTAMMAAQGRANALDQAERAASRDQAQEQFRRFMDRRSTYQPHDVSMFH; this comes from the coding sequence ATGACCCATCTGACACGCCGTGTGGCCGCCATCTCTGGCGCTGCCCTGCTGATCCTTGTCCCGGGTGAGGGCGCCCAGGCCCAGAGGATCGTCTTTGATCCCACCAACTACGCCTCCAATATCCTGCAGGCGGCGAGATCCCTGGAGCAGATCAACAACCAGATCCGCAGCCTGCAGAACCAGGCGCTCAGTCTGACCAATCAGGCGCGCAATCTGGCCCAGCTGCCATATTCCTCATTGCAGACCATCCAGGGCAATCTCAGCCGCATTGGCGGTCTGGTGCAGCAGGCAAGGCGGGTCGGCTTTGACGTCCAGGCCATAGATCGTGAGTTCAGCCAGAATTACACGGTCACGGTCGGGGTCTCTGACGCAGGCCTTGTCCTGTCGGCCAAACAGCGATGGCTGAACTCCACCGCCGCCTTCCAGGACGCCCTGCGCATCCAGGCCGGGGTGGTGGCCGGAATGTCCGGCTCAAAGGCCGAGACCGAGACCCTGCTCAACGCCAGTCAGGGAGCCAGCGGCATTGTCCAGGCGACCCAGGCGGGCAATCAGCTCCTGGCCCTGCAGTCCCAGCAGCTCGCAGACCTGACCGCCATGATGGCCGCCCAGGGGCGGGCAAATGCCCTCGATCAGGCCGAGCGCGCTGCAAGCCGCGATCAGGCCCAGGAGCAGTTCCGCCGCTTCATGGACCGGCGGTCGACCTACCAGCCCCATGACGTGAGCATGTTCCACTAA
- a CDS encoding conjugal transfer protein TrbE (type IV secretion system VirB4 family) has translation MFDLREYRPRAARLPDFLPWAALIAPGVILNKDGSFQRTARFRGPDLDSATSGELVAAAGRLNSALRRLGSGWIVHVEAQRNASGAYPLSDFPDPVSALLDEERRAQFEDEGAHFDSRYFLTFQFLPPAEQTARIEALLYEGRQDRGVDWTETLRGFVDQTDRILALLEGFVPEAAWLTDGETLTYLHATVSTNRHAVGVPQTPMHLDVLLADQPLTGGLEPRLGKAHLRVLTINGFPTATWPGLLDDLNRLAFPYRWTTRAICMDKVDAARVLTRIRRQWFAKRKSIMAILKEVLTSEASTLIDSDAQNKAQDADEALQELGADMTGHAFVTASICVWDEDPATADAKLRLVEKTIQGRDFTCIPESLNALEAWLGGIPGHAYANVRQPPISTLNLAHMIPLSAVWAGPERNSHLGGPPLFHARTEGSTPFRFCQHVGDVGHAMVVGPTGAGKSVLLALMALQFRRYRGSRVFAFDFGGSIRAAALAMGGDFHDLGGALADDRAAVALQPLARIDQPAERAWAAEWLAGVLEGEGVSVTPEIKDHLWTALGSLASAPGPERTLTGLTVLLQLNALKLALQPYTLAGPWGRLLDADGERLGDAPVQAFETEGLVGAAAAPAVLAYLFHRIAARLDGAPTLVIIDEGWLALDDPAFGAQLREWLKTLRKKNASVVFATQSLADIETSAIAASIIESCPTRLFLPNDRAGEPQIAAAYQRFGLNARQIEILSRAIPKRDYYCQSRQGNRLFELGLGDVALAFCAASSKADQVAIGEILAAHGPRGFGAAWLTHRGLDWAADLVRLSGPLPTPKNEEFVP, from the coding sequence ATGTTCGACCTTCGCGAATACCGCCCCCGCGCCGCCCGCCTTCCGGACTTCCTGCCCTGGGCGGCCCTGATTGCGCCGGGGGTCATCCTCAACAAGGACGGCTCCTTCCAGCGCACAGCGCGGTTCCGCGGGCCAGATCTGGACTCCGCAACCTCCGGCGAGCTGGTGGCCGCGGCCGGTCGCCTCAACAGCGCCCTGCGGCGTCTGGGCTCAGGCTGGATTGTCCATGTGGAGGCCCAGCGCAATGCCTCGGGCGCCTATCCCCTCAGTGATTTTCCCGACCCGGTCTCGGCCCTGTTGGACGAGGAGCGCCGCGCCCAGTTCGAGGATGAGGGCGCCCATTTCGACAGCCGCTATTTCCTGACCTTCCAGTTCCTGCCGCCGGCCGAGCAAACCGCCAGGATAGAGGCCCTGCTCTATGAGGGCCGTCAGGACCGGGGTGTCGACTGGACAGAAACCCTCCGCGGCTTTGTCGACCAGACCGACCGGATCCTGGCCCTGCTTGAGGGCTTTGTTCCCGAAGCCGCCTGGCTCACCGATGGGGAGACCCTGACCTATCTGCACGCCACGGTCTCCACCAACCGGCATGCCGTCGGCGTGCCGCAGACACCCATGCATCTGGACGTCCTCCTGGCCGATCAGCCCCTCACCGGAGGCCTGGAGCCCCGGCTCGGCAAGGCCCACCTGCGGGTCCTGACCATTAATGGCTTTCCGACGGCGACCTGGCCCGGCCTGCTGGATGATCTCAACCGGCTGGCCTTTCCCTATCGCTGGACCACCCGGGCCATCTGTATGGACAAGGTCGACGCCGCCCGGGTCCTGACCCGGATCCGCCGCCAGTGGTTCGCCAAGCGCAAGTCGATCATGGCCATCCTCAAGGAGGTCCTCACCAGCGAGGCCTCGACTCTGATCGACAGCGACGCGCAGAACAAGGCCCAGGACGCCGACGAGGCCCTGCAGGAGCTCGGGGCCGACATGACTGGCCACGCCTTCGTCACGGCCAGCATCTGCGTCTGGGATGAGGATCCGGCGACCGCCGACGCCAAGCTGCGGCTTGTGGAAAAGACCATTCAGGGTCGGGACTTCACCTGCATCCCCGAGAGCCTCAACGCCCTGGAAGCCTGGCTGGGGGGCATTCCCGGCCATGCCTACGCCAATGTCCGCCAGCCACCGATCTCGACCCTGAATCTGGCCCACATGATCCCCCTGTCGGCGGTGTGGGCCGGGCCTGAGCGCAATAGTCATCTTGGCGGGCCGCCGCTCTTCCATGCCAGGACCGAGGGGTCGACCCCGTTCCGCTTCTGCCAGCATGTGGGCGATGTGGGCCACGCCATGGTGGTGGGCCCCACAGGGGCGGGCAAGAGCGTGCTCCTGGCCCTCATGGCCCTGCAGTTCCGCAGGTATCGGGGCTCCCGGGTCTTCGCCTTTGACTTTGGCGGGTCGATCCGGGCGGCGGCCCTGGCCATGGGCGGAGATTTTCATGACCTTGGCGGGGCCCTGGCCGATGATCGCGCCGCCGTGGCCCTCCAGCCCCTGGCCAGGATTGATCAGCCCGCCGAGCGGGCCTGGGCGGCCGAGTGGCTGGCGGGGGTCCTGGAAGGGGAGGGCGTCAGCGTCACCCCGGAAATCAAGGATCACCTGTGGACCGCCCTTGGCTCCCTGGCTTCCGCCCCTGGACCTGAGCGCACCCTGACCGGTCTGACGGTCCTGTTGCAGCTGAACGCCCTCAAGCTTGCCCTGCAGCCCTATACCCTGGCCGGGCCATGGGGACGTCTGCTGGACGCCGATGGCGAGCGACTTGGGGACGCCCCCGTCCAGGCCTTCGAGACCGAGGGGCTGGTGGGAGCGGCCGCAGCCCCCGCTGTCCTCGCCTACTTGTTCCACAGGATCGCCGCCCGGCTGGATGGGGCGCCCACCCTGGTGATCATTGATGAGGGCTGGCTGGCCCTGGATGACCCCGCCTTCGGCGCCCAGTTGCGGGAATGGCTGAAGACCCTGCGCAAGAAGAACGCCTCGGTGGTCTTCGCCACCCAGTCCCTGGCCGATATCGAGACCAGCGCCATCGCCGCCTCAATCATCGAGAGTTGCCCGACCCGGCTCTTCCTGCCCAATGACCGGGCAGGCGAGCCGCAGATCGCTGCGGCCTATCAGCGGTTTGGCCTCAATGCCCGGCAGATCGAGATCCTCAGCCGGGCCATTCCCAAGCGCGACTATTATTGCCAGTCGCGCCAGGGAAACCGGCTTTTTGAACTGGGCCTTGGAGACGTTGCGCTCGCCTTCTGTGCGGCTTCCTCCAAGGCCGATCAGGTCGCGATTGGTGAGATCCTCGCCGCCCACGGCCCCCGGGGATTTGGCGCAGCCTGGTTGACCCATCGCGGCCTGGATTGGGCGGCAGACCTTGTCCGCCTGTCCGGGCCTCTCCCAACCCCCAAGAATGAGGAGTTCGTACCATGA
- a CDS encoding conjugal transfer protein → METETAPGFYAPVHRALTEPILLAGAPRALAIVNGTVAAALGLGLRLWIVGLCLWLVGHGLAVWAARRDPHFVDVVRRHVRIPAYLGV, encoded by the coding sequence ATGGAGACCGAAACCGCCCCCGGCTTCTACGCTCCGGTTCACCGGGCCCTGACCGAGCCGATCCTGCTGGCCGGCGCCCCGCGTGCCCTGGCCATAGTCAACGGCACGGTGGCTGCGGCCCTCGGCCTTGGTCTGCGGCTCTGGATTGTCGGTCTCTGCCTCTGGCTGGTGGGCCATGGCCTGGCGGTCTGGGCTGCCCGGCGTGACCCGCACTTTGTCGATGTGGTGCGCCGGCATGTGCGCATCCCGGCCTATTTGGGGGTCTAG
- a CDS encoding conjugal transfer protein TrbC, which yields MNRHLRRRLHAANSLLIASLLASPALAAGSSMPWEGPLQKILDSVEGPVAKIIAVIIIIVTGLTLAFGDTAGGFRRLIQIVFGLSIAFAASSFFLSFFSFGGGALV from the coding sequence ATGAACCGCCACCTTCGCCGCCGCCTTCACGCGGCCAACAGCCTGCTGATCGCCAGCCTGCTGGCCAGTCCGGCTCTGGCCGCAGGCTCCTCCATGCCCTGGGAGGGCCCCCTGCAGAAGATCCTCGACTCCGTTGAGGGGCCGGTCGCCAAGATCATTGCGGTGATCATCATCATCGTCACTGGCTTGACCCTGGCCTTTGGTGACACCGCCGGCGGCTTCCGGCGGCTGATCCAGATCGTCTTTGGGCTCTCCATCGCCTTTGCGGCCTCGAGCTTCTTCCTGTCCTTCTTCTCCTTTGGCGGCGGGGCGCTGGTCTGA
- the trbB gene encoding P-type conjugative transfer ATPase TrbB — protein sequence MLRTALGPQIARWLNDAAVVEVMLNPDGRLWIDRLSEGLSDTGAWLSPADGERIVRLVAHHVGAEVHAGQPRVSAELPETGERFEGLLPPVVAAPTFAIRKPAVAVFGLGDYVAAGIMTEGQAAVLRAAVAERRNILIAGGTSTGKTTLANAVLAEVAKTGDRVVLIEDTRELQCAAPNLVSLRTKDGVASLAELVRSSLRLRPDRIPIGEVRGAEALDLLKAWGTGHPGGIGTIHASTALGALRRLEQLIQEAVAVVPRALIAETIDVIAVLSGRGGARRLTELARVRGLSAAGDYRLAEGAADFQGDDQ from the coding sequence ATGCTGCGGACCGCCCTGGGGCCGCAGATCGCCCGCTGGCTGAATGACGCCGCCGTCGTCGAGGTCATGCTCAATCCCGATGGCCGGCTCTGGATCGATCGCCTGAGCGAGGGGCTCTCCGATACGGGCGCCTGGCTCTCTCCGGCGGACGGCGAACGCATTGTGCGTCTGGTGGCCCATCATGTGGGCGCCGAAGTCCATGCCGGCCAGCCAAGGGTGTCGGCCGAACTGCCTGAAACCGGCGAGCGGTTTGAAGGGTTGCTTCCGCCGGTGGTGGCGGCGCCGACCTTCGCCATTCGCAAGCCTGCCGTGGCGGTCTTTGGTCTTGGGGACTACGTGGCCGCCGGGATCATGACGGAAGGCCAGGCGGCGGTGCTGCGCGCCGCCGTGGCGGAGCGGCGCAATATCCTGATCGCCGGGGGGACCTCCACCGGCAAGACCACCCTGGCCAACGCTGTCCTGGCGGAGGTCGCCAAGACTGGCGATCGCGTTGTGCTGATTGAAGACACAAGGGAGCTGCAGTGCGCGGCGCCCAATCTGGTCTCCCTTCGCACCAAGGACGGCGTCGCCTCCCTGGCCGAGCTGGTCCGCTCCTCCCTGCGTCTGCGCCCTGACCGCATTCCCATAGGCGAGGTCCGTGGGGCTGAGGCCCTGGATCTGCTGAAGGCCTGGGGGACGGGCCATCCGGGGGGCATCGGCACCATCCACGCCAGCACGGCCCTGGGCGCCCTGCGGCGGCTCGAACAGCTGATCCAGGAAGCGGTGGCCGTCGTGCCCCGGGCCCTCATTGCCGAAACCATCGACGTGATTGCGGTCCTGTCGGGCCGGGGCGGGGCGCGCCGCCTCACCGAGCTCGCCCGGGTGAGGGGGCTCTCAGCCGCGGGCGACTACCGCCTGGCCGAAGGGGCCGCAGATTTTCAGGGAGATGATCAATGA
- a CDS encoding cell filamentation protein Fic: MSDPLTGTEDDAATPLTPDERRDLIPSYITTRDQLNEVEQLGIAEADRWAFSRKRNVLNEPFLLGLHRRMFGNVWRWAGNFRSTPRNIGVEAYLIPVDLRQLLDDVGYWTSHATFPADEIALRFHTRLTWIHPFPNGNGRHARLAADLLVVGLGGQRFTWGGGVPVDPTEMRRTYIDAVRAGDNHDFASLLAFARS; the protein is encoded by the coding sequence ATGAGTGATCCCCTGACTGGCACAGAGGATGACGCCGCAACGCCGCTGACCCCCGATGAGCGACGCGACCTGATCCCGAGTTATATCACCACACGGGACCAGCTGAATGAGGTGGAGCAGCTGGGTATCGCCGAAGCCGATCGCTGGGCTTTCAGCCGTAAACGCAACGTCCTCAATGAGCCATTCTTGCTCGGCCTTCACAGGCGGATGTTTGGCAATGTCTGGAGATGGGCCGGGAACTTCCGATCAACCCCGCGAAATATCGGGGTCGAGGCCTATCTGATCCCCGTGGATCTTCGCCAGTTGCTGGACGATGTGGGCTACTGGACCTCGCATGCCACCTTTCCAGCAGATGAGATCGCCCTGCGCTTTCACACACGGCTGACCTGGATCCATCCTTTTCCCAACGGCAATGGTCGCCATGCGCGCCTGGCCGCCGACCTGCTGGTTGTGGGTCTGGGCGGTCAGCGGTTCACCTGGGGCGGAGGCGTTCCTGTTGACCCTACAGAAATGCGCAGGACCTATATCGATGCTGTCCGGGCCGGCGACAATCATGATTTCGCGTCCCTGCTCGCCTTTGCACGATCCTAG
- a CDS encoding CopG family transcriptional regulator, whose protein sequence is MRKLRMSVYLDPETDRALASFAKARGKSRSLVAEAAITSFLSPDAAERQEAALARRLDQQTRVAERLERNLGISIEMLALFVRFWLTTTPPVPETGQAAARARGQERYEGFVVALGRRLAKGASFTREVSVDVPAAFEANAAEAGDGDGG, encoded by the coding sequence ATGCGCAAGCTGCGAATGTCGGTCTATCTCGATCCGGAGACAGACCGCGCCCTGGCGAGCTTCGCCAAGGCCCGGGGAAAATCCAGATCCCTGGTGGCGGAGGCGGCCATCACCTCCTTCCTCTCCCCTGACGCCGCCGAGCGGCAGGAGGCCGCCCTTGCAAGGCGGCTGGACCAGCAGACCCGGGTGGCCGAACGCCTGGAACGCAATCTCGGCATATCCATCGAAATGCTCGCCCTCTTCGTGCGCTTCTGGCTGACCACGACGCCGCCCGTGCCGGAGACCGGCCAGGCGGCGGCCAGAGCCCGGGGCCAGGAGCGATATGAAGGCTTTGTGGTCGCCCTCGGGCGCAGGCTGGCAAAGGGGGCGAGTTTTACCCGGGAGGTGTCGGTGGATGTACCCGCAGCCTTTGAGGCAAATGCCGCCGAGGCGGGGGATGGGGACGGCGGCTAG
- a CDS encoding type VI secretion protein, which yields MSEDEFFLRPGRIGARGGARGGAGPRTFIGVALVAARRAGGQQRRGPVSTSTFGRGRAASLRARQGLGPRGRGAVIKARVVRRGGRGGGLSVHIDYLQREGVTETGERGRLFDAQGEAADGKAFAERCADDRHHFRFIVSPDDADQLADLKAYTRDLMGQAERDLGGRLDWVAVDHWNTGHPHIHVLVRGRGEDGADLVISRDYIREGLRARASQLVTLELGPRTEADLRRAWDQQVGADHWTSLDRSLTAQISEADGLVDLRPPVLGRPDALRVAQIARVRRLETLGLAEEVRAGRWRLDPEAQATLKAIGQSRDIIARINRALGPTVQTRDPSSFVVEASPGQGLVGRLAGRGLHDELTGAGYVVVDGLDGRVHHVRGADLDQAAELNPGAIVELQAVDGGRGLRSVRLVVRSDLDLAAQVQAQGATWLDRQLVGPRPAGLGLGGFADDVRQALSDRIDHLESQGLARRRNGQVIFARDLLATLKDRELASTISRLEQASGLTHQPLTGDDPVAGVYRQRLNLASGRFAMIETGLGFSLVPWRPDMDRHLGREITGVPTPGGGMTWSPGHRRGLTR from the coding sequence ATGAGCGAGGACGAGTTTTTCCTCCGGCCAGGCCGTATCGGCGCCCGTGGGGGCGCCCGGGGCGGCGCAGGGCCCCGTACCTTTATTGGCGTGGCCCTGGTCGCCGCCCGACGGGCCGGCGGACAGCAGAGGCGGGGGCCGGTTTCCACGAGCACATTTGGCCGGGGACGGGCGGCCTCGCTTAGGGCCCGGCAAGGGCTAGGGCCCCGGGGGCGCGGCGCGGTGATCAAGGCCCGGGTGGTCCGACGCGGCGGGCGGGGCGGCGGCCTTTCTGTCCACATCGATTATCTGCAGCGGGAAGGGGTGACTGAGACCGGCGAGCGGGGCCGACTGTTTGACGCGCAGGGGGAGGCGGCCGACGGCAAGGCCTTTGCGGAAAGGTGCGCTGATGACCGCCACCATTTCCGGTTCATTGTCTCCCCGGACGATGCCGACCAGCTGGCCGATCTCAAGGCCTATACCCGTGACCTCATGGGCCAGGCCGAGCGCGACCTTGGCGGGCGTCTGGACTGGGTGGCGGTCGACCACTGGAATACCGGCCATCCCCACATCCATGTCCTGGTCCGGGGGCGGGGGGAGGACGGCGCCGACCTGGTCATCTCCCGGGACTATATCCGCGAGGGTCTCCGGGCCCGGGCCAGCCAGCTTGTGACCCTGGAGCTTGGGCCGCGCACCGAGGCTGACCTGCGGCGCGCCTGGGATCAGCAGGTGGGCGCTGACCACTGGACCAGCCTGGACAGAAGCCTGACGGCCCAGATTTCTGAAGCCGACGGCCTGGTCGACTTAAGACCGCCAGTCCTGGGACGGCCCGACGCCCTGAGGGTGGCCCAGATCGCCCGGGTCCGGCGTCTGGAGACCCTGGGCCTGGCGGAAGAGGTGAGGGCCGGGCGCTGGCGGCTGGATCCTGAGGCGCAGGCGACCCTGAAGGCCATCGGCCAAAGCCGCGACATCATTGCGCGGATCAACAGGGCTTTGGGTCCGACTGTGCAGACCCGCGACCCTTCCAGTTTTGTGGTCGAGGCTTCGCCAGGGCAGGGGCTGGTGGGCCGGCTTGCCGGGCGGGGCCTGCACGATGAGCTGACCGGGGCGGGCTATGTGGTGGTCGATGGCCTGGATGGCCGGGTCCACCATGTCCGGGGGGCTGATCTTGATCAGGCGGCGGAGCTGAACCCGGGCGCCATTGTCGAACTGCAGGCGGTCGATGGGGGCAGGGGCCTGCGGTCGGTCCGGCTCGTGGTCCGCTCCGACCTTGACCTGGCCGCTCAGGTCCAGGCGCAGGGGGCGACCTGGCTTGACCGGCAGCTGGTGGGGCCCCGGCCGGCGGGCCTGGGCCTCGGTGGGTTCGCCGATGACGTTCGCCAGGCCCTGTCTGACCGCATTGATCATCTGGAGAGCCAGGGGCTCGCCCGTCGCCGGAACGGTCAGGTGATCTTCGCCCGCGATCTCCTGGCGACCCTTAAGGACCGCGAGCTCGCCTCGACCATAAGCAGGCTCGAGCAGGCGAGCGGTCTCACCCACCAGCCCCTGACCGGCGATGACCCGGTCGCCGGGGTCTATCGCCAGAGGCTCAACCTCGCCTCTGGGCGGTTCGCCATGATCGAGACCGGCCTTGGGTTCAGCCTCGTACCATGGCGCCCGGACATGGACCGCCATCTGGGCCGGGAGATCACCGGGGTTCCGACGCCCGGGGGCGGCATGACCTGGTCCCCTGGTCACCGGCGTGGCCTCACCCGATGA
- a CDS encoding lytic transglycosylase codes for MGGDPGLLAAPLFDQGTDGRTFVPTAHGSAGARSRGQGRPIGRRGGALPLTGASPLAGWIGLGTLLVSLAMPGPSGPLQAQPARAPDLADHVHEASLRFKVPERWITAVMRVESGFDARATSPVGAMGLMQVMPRTYQGLRLRYGLGADPYQPRDNILAGAAYLREMYDRYGSAGFLAAYNAGPGRYEAFLIAGRPLPLETRAYVAKITPRLGGGLSEPRPAILLATAPPGLFVQIGQRSDGDLTVENSPPNGRLIAGRSSLFAPLSGAETGP; via the coding sequence ATGGGCGGTGATCCCGGACTTCTGGCTGCACCTTTGTTCGATCAAGGAACTGACGGCCGCACCTTCGTCCCGACCGCCCATGGCTCAGCCGGCGCGCGGAGCCGCGGTCAAGGGCGGCCTATTGGCCGGCGCGGAGGCGCCTTGCCCTTGACCGGGGCAAGCCCGCTGGCAGGCTGGATTGGTCTTGGGACCCTGCTGGTCAGCCTCGCCATGCCGGGCCCGTCGGGCCCATTGCAGGCGCAGCCGGCGAGGGCGCCGGACCTGGCTGACCATGTTCATGAGGCGTCCCTGCGCTTTAAGGTGCCCGAGCGCTGGATCACCGCTGTCATGCGTGTCGAGAGCGGCTTTGATGCACGGGCAACCTCACCAGTGGGGGCCATGGGCCTGATGCAGGTCATGCCCCGGACCTATCAAGGCCTGCGGCTGCGCTACGGACTGGGGGCTGATCCCTACCAGCCCCGGGACAATATCCTGGCGGGCGCCGCCTATCTTCGGGAGATGTATGACCGCTATGGGTCGGCCGGCTTCCTGGCGGCCTATAACGCCGGGCCCGGTCGCTATGAGGCCTTCCTGATTGCCGGCCGGCCGCTTCCCCTGGAGACCCGGGCCTATGTGGCGAAGATAACTCCGCGGCTCGGGGGCGGCCTGTCAGAACCTCGCCCGGCGATCCTTCTGGCGACCGCGCCACCGGGCCTTTTTGTGCAGATTGGCCAACGGTCGGATGGCGATCTGACGGTCGAAAATTCCCCTCCGAACGGTCGATTGATCGCCGGACGATCCTCGCTTTTTGCGCCCCTGTCAGGCGCGGAGACGGGTCCATGA
- a CDS encoding glycosidase: MSEPLHAKGARPDSRPPPGPPLTWVDLVWFERRIEHWIRFGKVACEVMIDRRRRRVAFADGPFAFVRWAANRRGGVLSRIDIVATVPPGAACSSVPGVSPGGDILLRQSGWDRVRAVLCEIDAVEALGLDPVEVSPDHWRAVNNRLTARKAPEPYTRLAHRAWVLRREMRP; this comes from the coding sequence ATGTCAGAGCCCCTGCATGCCAAGGGCGCCAGGCCGGACTCGCGTCCTCCGCCGGGCCCGCCCCTGACCTGGGTGGACCTGGTCTGGTTTGAGCGCCGAATCGAGCACTGGATCCGTTTCGGAAAGGTGGCCTGTGAGGTCATGATTGACCGACGCCGCCGCCGGGTCGCCTTTGCAGACGGACCCTTCGCCTTCGTCCGCTGGGCGGCCAACCGGCGTGGCGGCGTCCTCTCGCGGATCGACATTGTCGCGACCGTTCCACCGGGCGCAGCCTGTTCGTCGGTTCCCGGGGTGAGCCCCGGCGGCGACATATTGCTGCGGCAGTCGGGCTGGGATCGGGTCAGGGCCGTGCTCTGCGAGATCGACGCCGTCGAGGCCCTGGGCCTTGATCCCGTCGAGGTCTCACCAGATCACTGGCGCGCCGTGAACAACCGCCTGACCGCCCGCAAGGCGCCTGAACCCTATACCCGGCTCGCCCACCGGGCCTGGGTTCTGCGGCGGGAGATGAGGCCATGA
- a CDS encoding DNA-binding protein translates to MSTTAATLPQRFLRTPEAARFLGISGRTLEKHRTYGTGPTYRKIGGRVIYSVSDLQTWADRGAKSSTSDPGVGTVHPARRLDLGAAWARP, encoded by the coding sequence ATGAGCACCACCGCAGCGACCCTTCCGCAACGCTTCCTGCGCACCCCTGAGGCAGCGCGTTTTCTCGGAATATCCGGGCGAACCCTGGAAAAGCATCGCACCTATGGCACTGGGCCGACCTACAGGAAGATCGGCGGGCGCGTGATCTATTCGGTGAGCGACCTGCAGACCTGGGCCGACCGCGGCGCAAAATCCTCGACCTCCGATCCCGGGGTCGGCACGGTCCATCCGGCCCGCCGCCTGGATCTGGGCGCCGCCTGGGCCCGTCCTTGA